GCGGTGGTGACCCAGCCTGACCGAGCGGTTGGGCGCAAGAAAACCATCCAAATGACACCGGTCAAGCAGGTGGCCTTGGAGTACGACTTGCCTGTTTACCAGCCGGAAAAATTATCAGGCAGCCAGGAAATGGCGGACATTATGGAATTGGGAGCGGACGGAATTGTGACAGCGGCCTTTGGTCAATTTTTACCGATCAAGCTGCTGGACTCTGTTGACTTTGCGGTCAATGTCCATGCCTCGCTCTTGCCCAAGTACCGCGGTGGCGCGCCCATTCATTATGCTCTTATCAACGGAGATGAGCGTGTCGGAGTGACTATTATGGAAATGGTCAAGGAAATGGATGCGGGTGACATGATTTCAAGCGACAACATTGCCATTGAAGAGACAGATAATGTCGGCACCCTTTTTGAAAAACTAGCGGTGGTCGGTCGTGACCTGCTCTTGAAAACCTTACCGGGTTATATGGCTGGCGACATCAAGCCGGTGGCACAAGACCCTGAACAGGTGACCTTCTCGCCCAATATTCAGCCTGAGGAGGAAGTTTTGGACTGGGCCAAGTCTGCGCGCCAGATTTTTAATCAGATTCGTGGTATGTATCCTTGGCCGGTTGCCCATACCTATTGGCAGGGAGGGCGCTTTAAAATTCAGGAGGCTTTGGAAGTGGAAGGGTCTGGCAGACCAGGTCAGGTCATTGAAAAGACTAAGAAAACACTGGTCATCGCCTGTGGCAGCTCTGCTATTTCCCTAAAAACCGTTCAGCCAGCGGGCAAGCCCAAGATGACGATTGCGGACTTTTTGAATGGGGCTGGCCGTGAGATTGAGGTAGGAGATGTCTTTGGTGAACAATAAGCAAACAGCGCGTGGACTGGCTCTGGCGGTCTTGACAGAGGTCTTTGAACAGGGAGCCTACTCCAATATCGCCCTCAACAAGGCCTTGGAAGGAACCAACCTGTCAGCCCAGGACAAGGGGCTGGCTACGGAATTGGTCTATGGTACGGTGTCACGAAAAATTACGCTGGAATGGTATCTGGCCCACTTTATCAATGACCGGGACAAGCTGGACAACTGGGTTTATTACTTGCTCATGCTGAGCTTGTACCAGCTGCTTTACTTGGACAAATTGCCTGTCCATGCCGTGGTCAATGAGGCGGTAGAGTTAGCCAAGCGTAGCAAGGGAACGGACAAATTTGTCAATGCCATCTTGCGGAAAATCAGCCAGGCGGACCTGCCTGACCCAGCTAGTATTAAGCGGAAAAACAAGCGTTTGTCAGTTCAATATTCTGTCCCAGTCTGGCTGGTTCAGACCTTGGTTGCGGAATATGGTGATGAGAGGGCGGAGAAGATTTTTGCCAGCCTGCACCAGCGTAATAAGGCTAGTGTCCGTGTGACAGATACTAGCTGTCTGGATGATTTGCAGGCAGCATTGGGAGCGGAGCGGTCGCACTTGTCTCCTGTTGGCCTAGTCAAGTCCCATGGACATTTTGCTGGGACGGAGGCTTTCAAGTCCGGTCTTTTGACCATTCAGGACGAGACCAGCCAGCTGGTGGCTCCGACCTTGCAACTTGAGGGCCATGAAGTCGTACTGGATGCTTGTGCGGCACCTGGTGGTAAGACCTGTCACATGGCGTCTTACCTGGATAGTGGGAAAGTGGTGGCCTTGGATCTATATGACCACAAGCTGGCTCTTATCCAGGAAAATGCGGACCGCCTGGGTCTTTCAGATAAGATTGAAACTCAAAAATTAGATGCCAGTCGGGTGCATGAAGTCTTTGGTCCAGATAGTTTTGACAAGATTTTGGTGGATGCTCCCTGCTCCGGCATCGGGCTTATCCGTCGTAAGCCAGACATTCGTTATAATAAAGCTGGTCAGGATTTTGAAGCATTGAAAAAAATCCAGCTGCAGATACTGGACAGCGTTTGCCAAACCATTAAAAAAGGTGGTATAATAACCTATAGCACATGTACCATTATTGCAAAAGAAAATCAGGAAGTTCTTCGAGAATTTTTAGACAGTCATCCTGATTTTGAACAAGTTGCATTAACACATCCAGAATCATCAATTGTGACAGATGGAATGATACTGATTACCCCTGAACTTTTTCAGACAGATGGCTTTTTCATTGGTCAGCTGAGAAGACGATTCTAGAAAAGGAGGCTGTTGCTTAGCAACAAGAAACTTATGGAAATTGCATTACTTACAGATGTTGGACAAAAACGATCAAATAACCAGGATTATGTCAATCGTTATGTCAACCGAGCAGGAATTGATTTGATTATTCTAGCAGATGGACTAGGAGGTCATCGCGCAGGCCATATTGCTAGTGAAATGACAGCCACAGACCTTGGTGCTGCCTGGGTAGATACTCAAATTATGACCCTCAACGAAGTCCGTGAATGGATGGTTGACATCATTGAGCAGGAAAATCAAAAGATTTATCAATTGGGTCAGACTGAAGAATACAAGGGCATGGGAACAACCTTAGAAGCGGTTGTGGTTATTGACAATCAGATGATTTATGCCCATATCGGGGACTCTAGAATCGGTATCGTTCATAATGAAGAATATGAACGCTTGACCAGTGACCATTCCTTGGTTGGAGCTCTTATGCGAGCGGGTCAATTGACAGAAGAAGAGGCGCAGAACCATCCTCAGAAGAATATTGTGACCCAGTCCATTGGTCAGGCGGACCCGGTTGAACCAGATATTGCCTTGAAGACCTTGGAAGTTGGGGATTACGTGTTAATCAACAGTGATGGCTTGACCAATATGGTCTCGACAGAGGATATTCGCGATATCCTCTTGAGTGATGTTTCGCTGGAAAGCAAGGCAGAGACCCTGGTTCGTTTTGCTAATAATGCTGGTGGTTTGGACAATATCACGGTTGCCATCCTTCATATCACGGAGGAGGCTAACTAATGATTCAAATCGGTAAGATTTTTGCCGGTCGGTATCGGATCATTCGGCAGATAGGCCGAGGAGGAATGGCTGATGTCTACCTGGCAAAGGATCTGATTTTGGATGGTGAGGAGGTTGCTGTAAAAGTTCTCCGGACCAATTACCAGACAGATCAAATTGCTGTTCAACGTTTTCAGCGTGAAGCCAGAGCCATGGCTGATCTCAATCACCCAAATATCGTACGGATTACGGATATTGGTGAGGAAGATGGTCAGCAATACCTGGCCATGGAATATGTTAATGGCCTGGACTTGAAGCGCTATATCCAGGAAAATTCACCCTTGGATAATGATGATGCGGTCCGTATCATGGGGCAAATCTTGCTGGCTATCCGTATGGCCCACACCCGCGGTATTATCCATAGGGATTTGAAACCTCAGAACGTCCTTCTAACGCAAGATGGCGTGGCCAAGGTAACGGATTTCGGGATTGCGGTTGCCTTTGCAGAGACCAGTTTGACCCAGACAAATTCGATGTTGGGCTCGGTTCACTATCTCTCGCCAGAACAGGCGCGGGGGTCCAAGGCTACAGTGCAAAGTGATATTTATGCCATGGGGGTCATTCTCTTTGAGATGCTGACAGGACGAATTCCTTTTGATGGCGATAGCGCTGTAACCATTGCTCTCCAGCATTTCCAAAAGCCCATGCCATCTGTCCGCGAGGCCAATCCAAACGTACCGCAGGCTCTGGAAAATGTTGTCTTAAAAGCAACAGCCAAGAAATTGACAGACCGCTACAAGTCCATTGCGGAAATGTACACGGATATGGCTTCAGCCTTGTCCTACAATCGCCGCAATGAGCAGCGGGTGGTGTTGGATGAAAACAAGGTGGATTCAAAAACCCTGCCTAAATTATCCCAGGTTGCTTCAGAGAAAAAAGTAGATACACCAGTGGAGTCTTCACCAGCTCCAGCAGCAGTTGCTCCAAAAACTAAGCCGACGTCATCAGCCAAGAAGCCCAAGGCAAAAAAGAGGATTCGTACCCGCTATAAGGTATTGATGATTGCTATTGGCCTTCTCTTGGCGGCCTTCTTCGCCATTCTTTTTAATACTCCAGCCACAGTGACAGTGCCGGATGTTGTGGGGCAAACCTTGGAAGTTGCGACGGAGGAGATTGAGACAGCCGGATTGCGCGTGGGTACGGTGACCAATGAAGCTTCGACGGAAGTCGCAGAAGGTCAAGTTATTCGGACAACACCTGCTGCTAATTCCAAGCGCAAAGAAGGTTCCCGT
The sequence above is a segment of the Streptococcus suis genome. Coding sequences within it:
- the fmt gene encoding methionyl-tRNA formyltransferase; translation: MTKLIFMGTPEFSATVLKGILAEGSYEVLAVVTQPDRAVGRKKTIQMTPVKQVALEYDLPVYQPEKLSGSQEMADIMELGADGIVTAAFGQFLPIKLLDSVDFAVNVHASLLPKYRGGAPIHYALINGDERVGVTIMEMVKEMDAGDMISSDNIAIEETDNVGTLFEKLAVVGRDLLLKTLPGYMAGDIKPVAQDPEQVTFSPNIQPEEEVLDWAKSARQIFNQIRGMYPWPVAHTYWQGGRFKIQEALEVEGSGRPGQVIEKTKKTLVIACGSSAISLKTVQPAGKPKMTIADFLNGAGREIEVGDVFGEQ
- the rsmB gene encoding 16S rRNA (cytosine(967)-C(5))-methyltransferase RsmB, with amino-acid sequence MSLVNNKQTARGLALAVLTEVFEQGAYSNIALNKALEGTNLSAQDKGLATELVYGTVSRKITLEWYLAHFINDRDKLDNWVYYLLMLSLYQLLYLDKLPVHAVVNEAVELAKRSKGTDKFVNAILRKISQADLPDPASIKRKNKRLSVQYSVPVWLVQTLVAEYGDERAEKIFASLHQRNKASVRVTDTSCLDDLQAALGAERSHLSPVGLVKSHGHFAGTEAFKSGLLTIQDETSQLVAPTLQLEGHEVVLDACAAPGGKTCHMASYLDSGKVVALDLYDHKLALIQENADRLGLSDKIETQKLDASRVHEVFGPDSFDKILVDAPCSGIGLIRRKPDIRYNKAGQDFEALKKIQLQILDSVCQTIKKGGIITYSTCTIIAKENQEVLREFLDSHPDFEQVALTHPESSIVTDGMILITPELFQTDGFFIGQLRRRF
- the pknB gene encoding Stk1 family PASTA domain-containing Ser/Thr kinase is translated as MIQIGKIFAGRYRIIRQIGRGGMADVYLAKDLILDGEEVAVKVLRTNYQTDQIAVQRFQREARAMADLNHPNIVRITDIGEEDGQQYLAMEYVNGLDLKRYIQENSPLDNDDAVRIMGQILLAIRMAHTRGIIHRDLKPQNVLLTQDGVAKVTDFGIAVAFAETSLTQTNSMLGSVHYLSPEQARGSKATVQSDIYAMGVILFEMLTGRIPFDGDSAVTIALQHFQKPMPSVREANPNVPQALENVVLKATAKKLTDRYKSIAEMYTDMASALSYNRRNEQRVVLDENKVDSKTLPKLSQVASEKKVDTPVESSPAPAAVAPKTKPTSSAKKPKAKKRIRTRYKVLMIAIGLLLAAFFAILFNTPATVTVPDVVGQTLEVATEEIETAGLRVGTVTNEASTEVAEGQVIRTTPAANSKRKEGSRVNIVIAMEEGVNIPDLSGDELAKAQEKLEALGFKVEVEEEYSEKVKQGRVIRTKPEWETSQPKGSTVVLVVSRGAEPVDVPDVSGRSVNDATHALEAVGLKVSSTKEEYSDYLEAGQVIGTDPAANTSVSKGSSLVLIVSKGQRPLMPDFGILTTSYSDARKQLEALGIKSIERVEDSSYSTSERNLVVGQSPLPGQPITDSVTIYVSIPTVTPESSSSSTSSTEESTTTSTSSSNNGSLSTVVGR
- a CDS encoding Stp1/IreP family PP2C-type Ser/Thr phosphatase: MEIALLTDVGQKRSNNQDYVNRYVNRAGIDLIILADGLGGHRAGHIASEMTATDLGAAWVDTQIMTLNEVREWMVDIIEQENQKIYQLGQTEEYKGMGTTLEAVVVIDNQMIYAHIGDSRIGIVHNEEYERLTSDHSLVGALMRAGQLTEEEAQNHPQKNIVTQSIGQADPVEPDIALKTLEVGDYVLINSDGLTNMVSTEDIRDILLSDVSLESKAETLVRFANNAGGLDNITVAILHITEEAN